Proteins encoded by one window of Halomonas chromatireducens:
- a CDS encoding glycosyltransferase family 4 protein produces MSHKVMHICLSDGWGGLEMYPGRIIPELKRQGWEPHGLALAGSAVAASLVEAGIEPLTVPSRGRALLQVGRVLAYLKRQGIDVLHCHKSSDLRLGALLATLKPGLKLFFTDHMGVTRAKKDLYHRWAYGRVTRLFAISEATRARNVAAFPLPADRIKRLYLGIDPEPYRPRLSEAVCDALRRELGVPATSVAIGLPGRLTDGKGQDLWIEALGLLRERYPDLAWHGVVIGGLTAAEGSDEAYVSRLQAQVASLGLETRIHFAGFRRDLPRLFEALDIVCVPSRNEAFGLTVIEAMAAGKAVVGTDSGAIPELLDNTCGRLASPQAPGDWAEAMAELGRDPELRRQLGQAARHRVLADFTLAAHVSSLVEEYSQA; encoded by the coding sequence TTGTCGCACAAGGTAATGCATATCTGCCTTTCGGATGGCTGGGGCGGACTGGAAATGTATCCTGGACGGATTATACCCGAGCTGAAGCGCCAGGGGTGGGAGCCCCATGGCCTCGCGCTTGCCGGCTCTGCGGTGGCTGCCAGCCTGGTCGAGGCGGGCATCGAACCGCTGACGGTGCCCAGCCGGGGTCGGGCACTGCTGCAGGTCGGCCGGGTGCTTGCGTACCTGAAACGACAGGGCATCGACGTGCTGCACTGCCACAAGTCCAGCGATTTGCGCTTGGGAGCCCTGCTGGCGACACTGAAGCCGGGGCTGAAGCTGTTCTTCACCGACCACATGGGGGTCACCCGCGCCAAGAAGGACCTCTACCACCGCTGGGCCTATGGCAGGGTCACCCGGCTGTTTGCCATCAGCGAAGCGACGCGGGCGCGCAATGTCGCGGCCTTCCCCCTGCCGGCGGACCGGATCAAGCGCCTCTATCTCGGCATCGACCCCGAGCCCTATCGCCCCCGGCTGAGCGAGGCGGTGTGCGACGCCCTGCGCCGCGAACTCGGTGTGCCTGCCACGAGTGTGGCCATCGGCCTGCCCGGTCGGCTGACCGATGGCAAGGGCCAGGACCTCTGGATCGAGGCGCTGGGCCTGCTGCGCGAGCGCTATCCGGATCTGGCCTGGCATGGCGTCGTCATCGGTGGCCTCACCGCCGCCGAGGGCAGCGATGAAGCCTATGTATCGCGGCTGCAGGCTCAAGTCGCGTCGTTGGGCCTGGAAACGCGAATTCACTTTGCCGGCTTTCGCCGCGACCTGCCGAGGCTGTTCGAAGCGCTGGATATCGTCTGCGTGCCGTCACGCAACGAGGCCTTCGGTCTCACGGTCATCGAGGCCATGGCCGCCGGCAAGGCCGTGGTCGGTACCGACAGCGGCGCCATTCCGGAGTTGCTCGATAATACATGCGGACGTCTGGCGTCACCGCAAGCCCCCGGGGACTGGGCCGAAGCCATGGCAGAGCTGGGGCGTGACCCCGAGCTGCGACGTCAGCTGGGGCAGGCGGCACGCCACCGGGTGCTGGCGGACTTTACCTTGGCGGCCCATGTGTCCAGCCTGGTCGAAGAGTATTCCCAGGCATAG